One Helianthus annuus cultivar XRQ/B chromosome 7, HanXRQr2.0-SUNRISE, whole genome shotgun sequence genomic region harbors:
- the LOC110880654 gene encoding uncharacterized protein LOC110880654 — translation MNDRDFPGSNIPEKLVSKGLFDQNGVPLSPFAADIRETCSSPDTVPVRGIGLRVTNIEGISTMPRRGMFYSDNVSVIDGLAAISKPVTMDNAVKDGSGSVGEGECHVHGTSSQQEHVTGAKSYAQSVRGTSERKVNFRSLEAEEKQDGCDVVLSRDSVRVVQDKLANTLYGYFLGDRVAFPVVDYFVKNNWKRFGLQKSMMNANGYFFFKFADHAGMMNALNEGPWIIRSQPLFLELWSPSVKLEKKEVKKVQVWVKFHEVPIAAYTEDGLSLIATTIGEPKALDSFTTSMCVDMWGRSSFARALVEISADSEFKEELTIAVPRLDGDGFIKEKVYVEYEWCPHRCERCRVFGHTNECCPKQASKGFNGNTQHGKSNGKQPIQERGIPKRQPMVDDDGYTTVQGKKVARKVGFNVNKPKQKFEYRPVASKGKKDEPAFASKGGGTSSNPGGSRKKAEPAVASVQVSNSFDALNDPDVNMDENGDTSGPSHHEVEDEEVVEVLNASYGDEMDDFLRKGTTKSDGTKGASTPSSLVNHANYYVSRRDLWHNLSMHKLFVRNEPWVMLGDFNSALNLEDKSMGCSSVSASMKEFQACVDDIEMVDLNRTGIHFTWNQKPKKGIGLMKKIDRVMGNTQFIASFPSAVAMFYPSRLSDHCPCVLKVPEINKPKHRPFKFANFLVHKPEFMGIVKQAWDMSVSGVHQFSVVKKLRLLKQPLRGLLFQQGNLHKKVQLLRDRLDGIQRDMDTDLNSVNLRVEEANVRRAYQEALLDEERFLKQKSKVDWLSAGDMNSAFFHSALKNKIHYSRIDVIRDTSGKEFENDLVQKAFVEHYEKFLGCKGTTSLSPSPDLFAKTLETGVATHMVRPVTPDEVRQAIFSIGSDKAPGPDGFTAGFFKSAWPIVGKEVSNAVMDFFVTGRLLRELNHTLIVLIPKSTSPSVVTDYRPIACCNVLYRCISKIIAERIKVALNDIVSINQSAFVPGRKISDNILLTQELMHNYHRNIGLPKCSFKVDIQKAYDTVDWDFLKNILIGFGFHADMVHWIMVCVSTTTFSVCINGDVHGFFKGNRGLRQGDPISPYLFTLVMEILTAILHHAVRIDSSFKFHNKCERQQIINLCFADDLFIFSRGEIASARCIMKSLDSFTKMSGLLPNIQKSTVYFSNVPSYIKNAILNIMPFREGTLPVRYLGVPLISSRLLYKDCQVMVEKLEKRIMHWRNKLLSFAGRVQLIVSVLSSMYIFWSSVFILPNRVILELEAMMRNFLWSQDSAFQKGRAKVSWKAICVPKFEGGLGIRRIRDVNKALMTAHIWSIISRRDSLWVQWVHSYRLKGKSFWACRVPASCCWSWRKILQIRPIMRSFIWSDVGNGLSTSAWFDNWSRLGPLEQFISPRSIANAGFNMESKVSDVFANNSWRWPAAWRDLYPVLIQLDQLSFDTHRPDKLVWRHGDQIHDFSTSRAWDSIRHRELEVGWSRIVWFGQCIPRHAFLLWLIMRRKLLTQDKILSWDFSRRKNMDMMCCLLCYANHDSHCHLFFECKYSAQVWHMVRCKVGMASVQAKWDDIVNWLMLRSKSKSAADYISRLGVAASAYFIWQERNARLFKNQLRPPEILSELITQQVRYKLMGARLKNCDNVRRLLREWEIEGTELHDDGG, via the exons ATGAATGATCGTGATTTTCCGGGGAGTAACATCCCTGAAAAGCTGGTGAGCAAGGGTTTATTTGATCAGAATGGAGTTCCGTTATCTCCGTTTGCTGCTGATATACGCGAGACATGTTCGTCTCCGGATACTGTTCCTGTTCGTGGTATTGGCCTACGGGTGACTAATATTGAGGGAATATCTACGATGCCAAGGAGAGGTATGTTTTACTCAGACAATGTCTCGGTTATAGATGGACTTGCTGCTATTTCTAAACCCGTTACTATGGATAATGCTGTGAAAGACGGTTCGGGTAGTGTGGGGGAAGGGGAATGTCATGTTCATGGGACTAGTAGTCAGCAGGAGCATGTTACTGGCGCAAAATCATATGCTCAATCTGTTAGGGGAACTAGTGAAAGGAAGGTAAATTTTCGTTCGTTGGAAGCTGAAGAGAAGCAGGATGGATGTGATGTTGTTCTTTCTAGGGATTCCGTTAGAGTGGTGCAAGATAAGTTAGCAAACACTTTGTATGGATACTTTTTGGGGGATCGTGTCGCGTTTCCGGTTGTGGACTACTTTGTTAAGAATAATTGGAAGCGTTTTGGTTTACAAAAATCTATGATGAACGCCAATGGGtacttctttttcaaatttgcgGACCATGCAGGTATGATGAATGCTCTGAATGAGGGTCCATGGATTATTCGATCTCAGCCGTTGTTTTTGGAACTCTGGTCCCCGTCCGTTAAGCTGGAGAAGAAAGAGGTGAAGAAGGTTCAGGTATGGGTTAAGTTCCATGAAGTCCCTATAGCGGCATATACTGAGGATGGTTTAAGTTTAATTGCTACTACTATAGGGGAGCCGAAAGCCTTGGACTCTTTTACTACTTCAATGTGTGTAGATATGTGGGGTAGAAGCAGTTTTGCCCGTGCTCTGGTTGAGATTTCAGCCGATTCTGAATTCAAGGAGGAATTAACCATTGCAGTTCCTCGGCTTGATGGAGATGGATTTATCAAGGAGAAAGTTTATGTCGAGTACGAATGGTGTCCTCATAGGTGTGAGCGATGTAGGGTTTTTGGTCATACTAACGAGTGCTGCCCTAAGCAAGCTTCGAAAGGCTTTAATGGTAATACTCAACATGGGAAGTCCAATGGTAAACAACCTATTCAGGAGAGGGGTATTCCAAAGAGGCAGCCTATGGTCGATGATGATGGTTATACCACGGTTCAAGGAAAGAAGGTAGCTAGGAAAGTTGGGTTCAATGTCAATAAACCGAAGCAAAAGTTTGAATATAGACCTGTGGCGTCTAAGGGCAAAAAAGATGAACCGGCTTTTGCGTCTAAGGGTGGGGGTACGAGTTCTAATCCAGGTGGTTCAAGGAAAAAAGCTGAGCCGGCTGTCGCGTCGGTTCAGGTTTCGAACTCGTTTGATGCTCTGAATGATCCAGATGTGAATATGGATGAGAATGGGGATACCTCTGGGCCGTCACATCATGAGGTGGAGGATGAAGAGGTTGTTGAGGTGCTGAATGCATCATATGGAGATGAGATGGACGATTTTTTGCGGAAGGGAACGACTAAATCGGATGGAAcaaaaggggcaagcactccttcttcGTTGGTTAATCATG CGAATTATTATGTCAGTCGTCGGGATCTTTGGCATAATCTCTCAATGCACAAACTATTCGTCCGCAATGAACCTTGGGTGATGCTAGGTGATTTTAATTCGGCTCTAAACCTTGAAGACAAGTCTATGGGTTGCTCGTCGGTGTCTGCTAGCATGAAAGAGTTTCAAGCTTGTGTAGATGATATTGAAATGGTTGACTTAAATCGAACTGGTATCCATTTTACGTGGAATCAAAAGCCTAAGAAGGGGATTGGGTTAATGAAAAAGATTGATAGAGTTATGGGAAATACCCAGTTCATAGCCAGCTTTCCTAGTGCTGTGGCGATGTTCTACCCGTCCAGGTTATCGGATCACTGTCCGTGTGTCCTAAAGGTTCCGGAAATTAATAAACCTAAACATCGGCCTTTCAAATTTGCAAATTTTCTGGTTCATAAACCTGAATTCATGGGGATTGTTAAGCAGGCGTGGGATATGAGTGTTAGTGGTGTGCATCAGTTTTCTGTGGTTAAAAAACTTCGGCTGCTTAAGCAGCCTCTACGCGGGTTACTGTTTCAGCAAGGTAACTTGCATAAAAAGGTGCAACTTTTACGTGATAGACTTGATGGTATCCAGCGAGATATGGATACGGATTTGAATAGTGTGAATCTACGGGTTGAGGAAGCTAATGTTCGGCGTGCTTATCAAGAGGCTTTGCTAGATGAAGAGAGATTTTTGAAGCAAAAGTCTAAGGTCGACTGGCTTTCGGCTGGTGATATGAACTCGGCTTTTTTCCATTCAGCGCTCAAAAATAAAATTCATTACAGTCGGATCGATGTTATTCGGGATACTAGTGGTAAGGAGTTTGAGAATGATTTAGTCCAAAAAGCGTTTGTGGAGCATTATGAAAAATTTTTGGGATGCAAAGGGACTACGTCGCTAAGTCCATCCCCCGATTTATTTGCAAAAACGCTGGAGACGGGTGTTGCCACTCATATGGTTAGACCGGTCACTCCCGATGAGGTTAGACAGGCTATCTTTTCGATTGGCTCGGACAAGGCTCCTGGGCCTGATGGCTTTACTGCTGGTTTCTTTAAAAGTGCTTGGCCAATCGTTGGTAAGGAAGTCTCGAATGCCGTGATGGATTTCTTTGTTACAGGGAGGCTCCTTAGGGAATTAAACCACACGCTCATTGTTCTGATCCCTAAAAGTACGTCCCCATCTGTAGTCACAGATTACCGGCCGATTGCTTGTTGCAATGTCCTGTACAGATGTATTAGTAAAATTATTGCTGAGAGAATTAAAGTGGCGCTGAATGATATTGTCAGTATCAACCAATCTGCTTTTGTGCCGGGTAGAAAAATCTCTGATAACATATTGTTAACGCAAGAGCTGATGCACAATTATCACCGGAATATAGGCCTGCCTAAATGTTCTTTCAAAGTTGATATTCAGAAGGCGTATGATACTGTGGATTGGGATTTTCTCAAGAATATATTGATTGGGTTCGGGTTTCATGCTGATATGGTCCACTGGATTATGGTATGTGTTTCTACTACCACTTTTTCTGTGTGTATCAATGGTGATGTTCATGGTTTTTTCAAGGGTAACCGGGGCCTTAGACAGGGTGATCCAATTTCTCCATACTTGTTCACGCTTGTCATGGAGATTCTTACGGCTATCTTACATCATGCGGTTAGGATTGACTCTTCTTTTAAATTTCATAACAAATGCGAACGCCAACAGATCATCAACCTCTGTTTTGCGGACGACTTGTTTATTTTTTCAAGAGGAGAGATTGCGTCGGCCAGGTGTATTATGAAGTCCCTTGATTCGTTTACGAAGATGTCGGGTTTATTACCTAATATTCAGAAAAGTACAGTTTATTTCTCTAATGTGCCGTCTTATATTAAAAATGCGATTTTGAATATTATGCCATTCAGGGAGGGTACTTTGCCAGTGAGATATTTGGGTGTGCCTCTTATATCTTCTCGTTTGCTGTATAAAGACTGTCAAGTGATGGTGGAGAAATTAGAAAAACGTATTATGCATTGGAGGAACAAACTCCTTTCTTTTGCAGGCAGGGTTCAACTCATTGTTTCGGTCTTGTCTTCGATGTATATCTTCTGGTCGTCAGTGTTTATCCTGCCGAATCGGGTGATCCTTGAGTTGGAGGCGATGATGCGAAATTTTTTATGGTCTCAGGATAGTGCGTTTCAAAAAGGGCGTGCCAAGGTGTCTTGGAAAGCGATCTGTGTGCCTAAGTTTGAGGGTGGGCTAGGCATTCGTCGAATCAGAGATGTTAATAAAGCGCTTATGACAGCTCATATTTGGAGTATTATTTCGAGACGGGACTCCTTGTGGGTTCAGTGGGTTCACTCATACAGGTTGAAAGGGAAAAGTTTCTGGGCTTGTAGAGTTCCTGCTAGTTGTTGCTGGTCATGGAGGAAGATTCTTCAGATTCGGCCGATTATGCGGAGTTTCATTTGGTCCGATGTTGGTAATGGTTTAAGTACGTCAGCTTGGTTTGATAACTGGAGTCGATTAGGTCCGCTCGAGCAGTTTATTTCGCCTAGATCGATTGCAAATGCGGGGTTCAATATGGAATCAAAAGTCTCGGATGTGTTTGCTAATAATTCGTGGAGATGGCCAGCCGCTTGGAGGGATTTATATCCGGTTCTGATACAGCTGGATCAATTGTCTTTTGATACTCACAGACCTGATAAACTTGTATGGCGACATGGAGATCAGATTCATGATTTTTCTACATCTCGTGCTTGGGATTCGATTAGGCACCGAGAATTGGAGGTTGGGTGGAGTCGCATTGTTTGGTTCGGTCAATGCATTCCGCGTCATGCGTTCTTATTGTGGCTGATCATGAGAAGAAAGTTACTCACTCAGGATAAAATACTGTCTTGGGATTTCTCGCGTAGGAAGAATATGGATATGATGTGTTGTTTACTCTGTTATGCTAACCATGATTCTCACTGTCATCTGTTCTTCGAGTGTAAGTATTCTGCTCAAGTGTGGCATATGGTTAGGTGCAAAGTGGGTATGGCTTCGGTGCAGGCCAAATGGGATGATATTGTTAATTGGCTTATGTTACGGTCCAAATCGAAGTCGGCGGCTGATTATATATCGAGATTGGGGGTGGCTGCTAGTGCTTATTTTATTTGGCAGGAACGTAATGCTAGATTATTCAAGAATCAGTTGAGACCTCCGGAAATCCTAAGTGAACTTATTACACAACAGGTGCGGTATAAATTGATGGGAGCGAGGTTGAAGAATTGTGATAATGTGCGGCGACTTCTAAGGGAGTGGGAGATTGAAGGAACAGAACTCCATGATGATGGCGGCTGA